One Flavobacterium cerinum genomic window, TTTTGAAAACGGTTTTATCATCGTAGTATACTGTTTCCGATATTATATTTCCGGCCTGGTAAACGCGAACACTGTTTTCCGTAATTTGTGTGCCTTCATAAGGATCTGAACTCTCATTGTAATAAGTAAGCTGATGACTAAAATTGCTTTTTGTATCGTAATTTTCGGTTTTGAGATATTCTCCTAAATCGTCATAATAATCTATTTTTAGAATACTTCCATCCGGGCGTAATTGTTTCACTTGAATCAGCTCGTAATTTTTATACAGATTGATGTATTCTACATTGTCAGAATCCTGACCGTTTTTCGGATCATCTGTAAAATAAAGAAACAGAGTACCGTTTTTTGGATTTGAGGCGTCAAGAGTATCAAGATCCGTTTCCAGCTCAGCAATTATTTGACCATTTTGATCATAAAATGAATCTGTACCATTTTTGTCTTTCTGCGGTTCGATAGTTCTTTGTTTTACTTTTCCGTTTTTGAAATAGTACGATTTTTCAATGTTTTTTTGGTTTTTTATTACATAAGTATTGATAAGGGTAAAAGGGGAGTAGTCATACAGTGCCATAATTCCATCAATAAAGGCTCCGTCAATAAGCTTTGTGTCGCCTATTACTTTCCCGTCTTTATCATACGAAATAACTCGTGTAGGAATTTTTCCTTTATAAAAAATCTTTTGACCGATTTTTGGATTATTAATACCGAAAATTCCGGTGTGATTATAATTACCGTCTTTTACATCCATAGTAACGCGATAATCTTCGGCCTCGTAAGCTACTGTTCCGTTATATAGTTCTCCATTTTTATAGATGCCTTCGCTTTTGGTACCGTCTTTTAGGAAAAATTCAGCTTTCCCTTCCGGTTTGTTGTTAACTAGGGTAACAATCGTGGCTATTTTTCCTTCCTCATTGTAAAATCGGACAGGGCCGATAAAAATATCACCGAATTTTTCAGTAGCAGTTCGCTCGTATTTTTTCTTCCCGGTTATGTAATATTCGGTTGAAGTAAAGGTTTTATTCTTATTTGGAAGATCAATTCTGTAACCTTCTGCTAAATAATTTTCAATCGGATTACTGTTTTTGTCTATCCAAAGGGTATCTTGCGACCAACCGGATACAACCGAAAGGAATATAAAAAATAATAAAAATTGTCTCATTTGTGTGATATAAAAAAGCGTTGTGAATTTACATCTAAATTTGAAAATGCAAAAAGCGAATGTAAAAAGAATAATACAAAGGAATGCTTATAAAAAAAGCCCGAATGTTCGGGCCGGGATTTAATCAAATTTATTTTTAAAGTAGTACTTACTATCTAAATCGTCATCTTCAAGTTCGTTATATCGTTGAAGCTTTGGTTTGGGTTTGTTGGCGGCAACCTTCTTTTTCCAAAGCTCAAAATTGTCTTTTGATAACTTTTTGCGCACCATTTCGGTAACTTCATTTTCAGAAATTCCAAATTCTTCCTTTAATACCTCAAAAGGTTTTCTTTCCTCCTGAGCCATAGTGACAATTCTTTCAATTGTTTCCTTGTCAAACTCTAAAACTTTGCTTTTTTTCATCAGATGAAAAATTAATCAAATAAATGTTTTTAATGGTTTAATTATATACTCAATATTACTAAAAAAATGAATTAGCAAATAGCGTAAAATCATTTTTTCAGAATTTTCAAAAATCAAGCCAAAAAGTTTTTCGCTTTTGAAGAAATGAAAAAAAATATATTGTATCAGTGCTATTT contains:
- a CDS encoding TIGR03643 family protein, with the protein product MKKSKVLEFDKETIERIVTMAQEERKPFEVLKEEFGISENEVTEMVRKKLSKDNFELWKKKVAANKPKPKLQRYNELEDDDLDSKYYFKNKFD